In the genome of Deltaproteobacteria bacterium, the window TGGGACAAACACACCTGCCAGCAAGTTGGCACAAAGGAGAATGAAAATATTATCATAGTTACATCGGCTTACCCTATAGTTGCCAGTTCAAACCTTTCCTGCCATCTATTTTTCAATATCACCTTTAAGATTCTATTTTCCTGCCTGATTAAGTCAGGGTCTTCCTTAACCAGATTAAATGCCTCATCCCTTGCATTTTTTAGCAAGGCTGCATCATGCAGTAAATCAGATACCCTGAAGTCAGGGATACCTGACTGCCTTGTCCCAAGAAAATCACCTGGTCCCCGTATCTTTAAATCTTCTTCTGCAATCCTAAAGCCGTCGTTTGTTCCCTCCATAATCTTTAATCTTTTGTATGTATCAACAGAGCCGATCTTGTATGCAAGGAGCAGACAAAATGACTTATGTCCCCCTCTTCCAACCCTGCCGCGCAATTGATGCAGTTGTGATAATCCAAACCTTTCTGCATGTTCAATCAGCATAACAGTTGCATTGGGAATATCAATGCCAACCTCTATAACAGTTGTGGATACAAGGATATCTATATCTTTATCCTTGAATGACTTCATTATATCCTCCTTCTCTCTGACATGCAGTTTTCCGTGGAGAAGTCCTATCCTGAAATCAGGAAATACATCCTTCTTTAAATGCCCTGCCATACTCGTTGCATCTCTAAGCCCCAATTCCTCTTTTTCTTCTATGAGCGGATATACAATATAAACCTGCCTGCCTTTATTAAGTTCATCCCTTAAAACCCTGTAAATCCGTTCCCTGTCTTTTTCCCTAAAAACCATTGTATCCACAGGCTTCCTCCCTGAAGGAAGTTCATCAATGATAGAGACATCAAGGTCTCCGAAAACAGTCATGGTAAGGGTTCTTGGTATAGGCGTGGCAGTCATTACTACCATATCAGGTGATAACCCCCCTGCGCCTTTTCTTTTCAGCATTGCCCTTTGAATAACCCCGAACTTATGCTGTTCATCTATTACAGCAATGCCGAGTTTTTTAAATTCAACATCATCCTGTATCAGTGCATGGGTGCCGATGACCAGATTTATCTTCCCATCTTTTATTTGAGAAATAAGTTCCTTTCTTTCAGATTTTGAGACACTGCTTGTCAAAAGGCATGTATTTATGTCAACCTCACTGGCAAATTTATGGATATTCAGATAATGCTGTTCTGCAAGGATTTCTGTTGGCGACATAAATGCTGCCTGATACCCATTATCTATTGCTATTAAAACCGAGATGAATGCAACTATGGTCTTGCCTGAGCCAACATCCCCCTGTATCAGGCGATTCATAGGATAGATAGATGACATATCATTTTTGATTTCAGATATAACCCTTTCCTGTGCAGTGGTTAATTTGTATGGAATGAGTCTTTTAAGTTTCTGACTACGGGCAGAGTCTGTGTTAAATGAAATACCACCCTCTCTTATAATATCCCTTTTTTTTATGGCAAGCCCGAGTTCAAGGAAAAACAGTTCGTCAAAGACAAGGCTCTTTCTTGCCAGAAAATCCTTTGAGTCCATGCACTCTAAACCTGCAGGCATATGGCACTGCCTTATTGCACTGCTGAGTTCCATAAGGGCATACCTTTTTTTGATACTGTCGGGAAGTCCTCCAATCATAAGTCCGGCATATTCATTAACTGCATTCCTCATAATCTTTCTGACAGTCTTCTGATGGAGATTGCCCACACTTGAATATACAGGCACAATGGAATTAAAATTAATTGAATCAAACCCTTCTCCTTCATCCGCTATCTCTATATCAGGATGGACAATCTCTTTCTGGTTATTAAATGCCCCTACACTGCCAAAGGCTATAATCCTCTGCCCTGCCTTATACCGCCTTTTCATTGCATTCAAACTGTAATTAAACCATTTGAGTTTCAAGATAGCGGAGCCATCGCTGATAACAATCTCAAATATCCTTTTCCTTCCGTAAAAGACCTCCCCCAGCACCATTATTTCACCTGCTGCCACATCTTTTGAACCCGGCAGAAGTTGAGAAATCTTTTTTATATTGCGTCTATCTTCATAGCGAAACGGGAGAAAGTAAAGCAAATCAAAAATTGTATCAACCCTTTTTTTTCTAAACCATTCTCCAACCTTAGGTCCAACACCTTTTACATATTCAATCTGCGTAGATAGTTTTTTTAAGTTATTTTCAATCTCTCTTATATTTGGAAGATGATATAAAATATCTTTGGCAGTTTCATGTTTTTGTCTGTCATGAACCTCTGCC includes:
- the recG gene encoding ATP-dependent DNA helicase RecG, which produces MESFVKKVCDTALSSQAHKDNLNKATELKNIFEGFDRLGVEDKKDRIAKAHEIVKRILNEGAEVHDRQKHETAKDILYHLPNIREIENNLKKLSTQIEYVKGVGPKVGEWFRKKRVDTIFDLLYFLPFRYEDRRNIKKISQLLPGSKDVAAGEIMVLGEVFYGRKRIFEIVISDGSAILKLKWFNYSLNAMKRRYKAGQRIIAFGSVGAFNNQKEIVHPDIEIADEGEGFDSINFNSIVPVYSSVGNLHQKTVRKIMRNAVNEYAGLMIGGLPDSIKKRYALMELSSAIRQCHMPAGLECMDSKDFLARKSLVFDELFFLELGLAIKKRDIIREGGISFNTDSARSQKLKRLIPYKLTTAQERVISEIKNDMSSIYPMNRLIQGDVGSGKTIVAFISVLIAIDNGYQAAFMSPTEILAEQHYLNIHKFASEVDINTCLLTSSVSKSERKELISQIKDGKINLVIGTHALIQDDVEFKKLGIAVIDEQHKFGVIQRAMLKRKGAGGLSPDMVVMTATPIPRTLTMTVFGDLDVSIIDELPSGRKPVDTMVFREKDRERIYRVLRDELNKGRQVYIVYPLIEEKEELGLRDATSMAGHLKKDVFPDFRIGLLHGKLHVREKEDIMKSFKDKDIDILVSTTVIEVGIDIPNATVMLIEHAERFGLSQLHQLRGRVGRGGHKSFCLLLAYKIGSVDTYKRLKIMEGTNDGFRIAEEDLKIRGPGDFLGTRQSGIPDFRVSDLLHDAALLKNARDEAFNLVKEDPDLIRQENRILKVILKNRWQERFELATIG